The following nucleotide sequence is from Salvia miltiorrhiza cultivar Shanhuang (shh) chromosome 7, IMPLAD_Smil_shh, whole genome shotgun sequence.
AATTAGTTTACTCCCATCACAACCAACAACCTATAAGCTCCCACTCTAGTCAAATGCATTGAGAATTTGTATATCAGTAGCAAAATCCCCACGGCTTATAAACGGAATTAGGAAAACCACAGCCCATGGTATTAAACTTTCACCTCATAACCTTTTGAATCAAGATACAATAGTGGAATGATATGGAACTTAGCTTTAGAAATGGGCAACTGCCCTGCTCTGTGAACCGAGAGATCCCAAACAGACGGCGCACATCGGCAGCCGAGCTCTGCTGCTCACCGGACTTCGAGAACAGCGACAACAGTACGATGCGAATCCGTCGACTCCGAAAGCAAAGCCAGAATGGCGGCTGAACTGCATCGGCAAGAGGAGAGTCAGGGCTCGACTCCCTGCCCACCTTGGTGTTTGAATCGGACTGGAACCACGCCGGGAATCGAAGCCGCGGCGGCAGGATTTTGATGGCTAGGGCTCAACCTAGCGATGCCGATTCAGGAGAAAATctggagcttcttcttctcgaTTGGAAGCTGAGGATGTGAATGGAGGAAGGAACGAGGCGGAGGAAGGCTTGAATGGCCGTCATCCTCGCCGAAGTCGAGGTCGAAGTCGGATTGACGGGCGGCGGTGGAGTCGGAGTCGGAGTCGAGGTCCATGAAGGCGAAGGTGAAGTGGAATGATTCAACAGTGACGAGGAGCAGGCGGCGAGGCAAGGGAATAAGGCGGGAATCGACGGCGAGGGGATGAAATCGGTGCCCGAAATAGATTCCAGTAGGTGGCGAGAGATTTTGCCACTCACTGGATGTCGATCTCTTCCACTGGGTAGAGTGGGCGATGGTGGATGGGGCTGGTCGGCGGTGGGTGGCGTGGGGCGACGGTGGCTGGGGTGGCCGCCGGTGGGTGGCTTGGGGAGAATGGTGGCTGGGGCGAAAATTTTGAAAGTGAAGGAGCGAAAAAGGAGGAATTAGATTAGGGCTAGaaatcaaaaaaaattataaaaataaaacaaattacaCAACCTCAAATATAACGTTGTCTAATATGacaatagacaacggttttcagGGCAACGTTGTCTATTTAGGACGGTCATAGACAACGTTCtcgaaaaccgttgtctattagagaatagacaaatagacaacggttttcaagaccgttgtctatgaccgtcCTAAATAGACAACGTTTCCCTGAACACCGTTGTCTATTGTcataatagacaacggttttcagacccgttgtctatgaccgccaaAAATAGACAACAGCTTttgaaaaaccgttgtctatagtCATGTTAGACAACAGGTTTTGAAGCATGTTGTCTATATTATGTTGTCTATGAGCtgaattcttgtagtgaatgaatcagaaagcgtggctgacaacagctacgacaatggaatgaatggctcagaggtaaactctcactcaaaaactccttatactgataacttcctgatgctttcaggcgaccattcagaatctggagatagctcatccgatgaaactgacaagtttgatcagctcttgactgatcactgtcaactgaggaaaatgttcgaagatctcctcaagcagaatcagaaaatggacaaggagatcaatgatgaacgagctaagaatcagacaatcatctactttccggatgaaacgtgtcttgatcagctaatcatggagaacagtcgactggaagaagagctcaaaatctccaactcagaatgtgaaagagcatctcatgaaatcaagaggctcaatcacaaactggaagaaacagtcaagaactgcatgatgcagtctcccatgatgagcagctttccatcgaaaggcctggtcaacagcatcggaggaaaggttgcagctgccaaaggaaaggatatcatgatcatctcaaaggacgatccttctaaaatcacaacctcagaagaatcaagagatcatgatatggatgaagttcgcaagcgcagactgatggctagatcaaatgttccacctccacgaagctacagacgagctaaggaggcccccaaccagatcattctactgaaaaggctggaaagcagatttcagtcaaaaatccgggaaggaacatcaggagtcaagaataatcttcctcaccaatccagggggaagaaaagccacatcagtcagaaactgacatccacAGTTCAGTTttagaaggaacaacatccatggagacaatgcaatgctgagtccagacgaacCAAGAGCCATCCTCGACAacaagctactggacatcagtcacgtctccaaaagtctgcaaagactcgagtatctcagggaagatacttcgccgagcaaagaagacctcaaccactcatcagacagaactgctacaagagtgaggccttcaaaaggatttctcaacagaagaatgctcatgtaccacctgaagcgccaacgacatcgatcagacattcaacaaagcgcaagagatcagccagaccaattctgaagcagatatgggttccaaagggaactcgagctaacatcgaaggacccaaagcttgattgggtgcctgaagcaactcttccttgcaggtcaatgtcaggaaacataaaaagaaggaagaggccaaagcttcaatcagaacgtggtatctggacagtggctgttcaaagcacatgacgggctacaaagaatatctatctcagtatgttgagaaagctggatccaaagttgcattcggagacaactcaagtggagaaacaaaaggctacggtgtgctcaacatgggtaacgccagtatcagtaatgttagctttgtttctggtcttaaacataatctgttgtctgtgagtcaattttgtgacagtggtttcacagtgaagatcaagaaggatgaattcactgttagaaacaatcagaagaaggtggttctgaaaggattcagacaaggaagtctctacgtcgtttcttgggaagacagcccaccagaaacgtgcctcatcagcaagagcagctcggagctcaattggctatggcacaagagactcaaccatctaaacttcaagacgatcaacaaacttgctaagcatcagctggtagaaggtcttccttctattgtattccagaagaagcaagaatgtgaagcatgcctcagggGAAAGCAAACgtggatgtcattcaagtcaaagtcaggacactcctctgaaagaattctgcatctacttcacatggatctgtttggcccgatcactccaagaagctacaacggtaggaagtataccttagtagtcgttgatgattattcacgatatacttgggttatattcctcttcaagaagaaagagacactggaggaactgccaaagctgctgagaagactgagcgttgaaaaggaagtcaacatcatcagcatcagatcagatcgtgggactgagttcctcaatactgtcattcgtaagtattgtgatgaacaagaaatcagtcatcaaacttctgcagcaagaactccacagcagaacggagttgcagaaagaagaaaccggtctctaaaggaagcagcaaggacgatgctagccgagtcaaaactccccttgaagttttgggccgaagcagtcaacaatgCATGCtgcacgcagaatcgctccttcctcactcagagacatggaagaactccgtacgagttatggaagaacagaaagccatcgattgcctactttcatgctttcggttctaagtgtttcatacacaacaatgataagaagaggttaaacactttcgatagcaaggctgatccaggagttttccttggatactctggaacagaacgttcaagcaaagcctatcgagtgtttaatactcaaactctttgtgttgaagaaatacctcatgtgatctttgatgagtctacagatggtttcagggaacaagatgctgaaaagtatgttcagatcgctgaaggttccaaagctgaaatccacaacatcgagccctctactatcttggtgtggggacctggcaaagatgaagatactgaaatgcttcagtatcagaagatcaaccaaaggtctaaAGTTCAGACtagagccaatgcagatggcatcagtcaagggggaactccagttgctgaagatcgagttgaacgcgcagaagccgctccagctcaactctcccatgctccagaaggtgctcaacaccccagagcaattctgaccgaagaagccccaccttccccagaagaaatcaagaagtatcgaagatggtttgaactccactcaaaggagaacatcattggagaaccatcagatggcgtcaagactcggagatcaatgtgcaacctcgtcttcgacatcaatcagaactgcatcaatgaagataagaatttcagctgtttcttatcaactacagagcccaaggatattgaagaagctctgaagtccactgagtgggtcatcgcaatgctagaggaactcaatgaattcaaccggaattcagtttgggagcttgtggatcgaccagacgatgcaaaggtgattggcttgaaatggattttcaagaacaaggaagacgaagaaggaaacgttgtgagaaacaaagcaaggctagtggctaaaggatacagtcaagaagaaggaatcgactacgacgagacgttcgccccagttgccagattggaagcagtcagactcttcttagctttcgcagctcacaaaggttttaaggtacaccaaatggatgtcaagtgcgcatttctcaatggagtgctcacaaatgaagtctatgtagaacagcctccagggtttgaggttgctggaccagaaaaggtgtacaagctgaagaaagcgctctatgggttaaagcaagcaccaagagcgtggtatgatactctctcggagtatctgattgaacaaggcttcaaaaagggatctgtggacagaactctgttcactctcaaagaaggagaagatctcttgcttgttcaaatttatgtcgatgacataattttcggatccaaatccgaacacatgtgtaagaagtttgctgacatcatgaccaacaagtttcaaatgtccatgatgggagaaatgaatttctttctcggattgcaagtcaagcagaccaacgaaggaatactgatcagccagtccaagtatgccaaggagctgatagctaagttcggtattcagcacatgaagtcagtcaagatcccgatgaacacaaactggaaagttgatccagatTTAGAAGGAAAATATgtttcttcgaagaagtacagagaaatcattggatctttgctgtatttgactgcgagcagaccagacatcgcatttgcagtcggggtatgtgcaagatatcaatcagatcctaaagaagctcatttggatgcagctaagcggattctgagatatctcaaaggcacgcccattttaggattgtggtatccagcagacgacgacatcaagctcatcggatattcagattcagacttcggtggatgcaagcttgatcgcaaatcaacctccggaacatgtcaattcctaggcaacaagctcatctcttggttttcaaagaagcagacttcagtcgccacctctacaactgaagctgaatatattgctaccggaagctgctgctcacaaatcctgtggttagtccatcaactaaaggaatATGGGATcaacgaaaaggaagttcctatttattgcgacagctccagtgctattgcaatctcccagaatccagttcatcacaccagacactactacaaaaactcTCATACATGACGGCTAAAAACCGTCATGTATACCATTTACAAACTGTCAAATATAGTGGTGTAGTGTATAGTACCTAGTATACATGACGGTTATAAACCGTCATCTATAATAATCATTTATGACGGTTTTAGAAGTATTGTTGACGGTTTACGACTGTCAAGTAATATGTTATTCTTGACAGCTACGAAACTTTTCTTGACGGTTTATAACCGTCATGGATATCACAATTTATGACGTTGTAGATCATTATATTTGACACTTTACAACCGTCATCTATGCTTGTATTGTTGAcgtttttataataaaatatgacaCTTCTGAACCGTCGTTGAAATGGTTATACATGACGTTTTGTTGTACTTGACGCTTATGAACCGTCGTGTATGATAGATTTGATGACATTATTTTGTAATACTTGACACTCTATAAACGTCATATAAAGTTACTTTAGATGACGATTATTTCAACCGTCATCTATTTTCTAacagaattttaaaatatttttttattttttattatttttttcctgttttaattttataaatatcaataaataatatataatattaaatttacacATCCAAAATGTCAATTTCAACATTCATAATTATAAACTGTCCAAAATCCTCAAACACAATCCATTACAACATCTCCAACATTCAAAAAACAATAATATATCCTCCAATTCACTAATTATCTAATATAGTATGTTCCAAAATTACATCCAACACCAACAAAATTATAATATGTCCAAAAGGCAATTAAGAAACCATATCAACTCAGCCTTGAAGTTCTCCATATCACATGTCATATCTACAAAGCAAATACATTTTTTATAAGAACAAAAGCCATTGTcgtattaattaaaattttatggatTAAATTAGACTTACCTCATTAATGATAGAACCTGCCCAATCCTCACGAACCTCGTTGATCTCACTTTCAGAATATTCGCATTTTTTAAACTGCCAACAAACCAAATGTATAACATAGAACCCACATCACAATAAATGGtagattaatattaaattaattgttaCCAGCGATGCCACGCTAATGGAATCAACATCTTCACATGCTTTCACAATCTCTTTCATAAACCGCATCACATAAAACCCATCTACCTTAGTCGAATCTCCTTGCTCCTTTTCACGTAGACGTTCATCCTGTCATATTGAAATCtcaaaattatataagtaaaatCTTATAGCGTATTCAAATGTCACATTCACTAATAACATACAATTTTTTCAACAACTTTCTTCAAGTCTTCATTCTCTACGCTCCCATCTTTTTTCAATCTAGCTTTCTTCCACATTATAGCTCTATCAATGTTCTCATCACCAAGTAACTCATCCTTCTACAAATACAAATATGACAAATGGCAGAAAATTAGTCGGGGCAGGCCTTGTGGTAGATAAACAGAATCTCAGCttcacataatatatatatagcatcCAAAGAAATGGGGTTCTTCTTCAAGCCATTTGTATGCATATACATGAATGCATAATTACCCCTCAAAATTACTAGCCAAGGAAGGGATTGGTGAATCACATATTTCATTTTCACAGCAGCAAAAGATGATGTCAATAATTCATAACATAATTAGCATTTGCTAGAAAGTAATGTAAGATATCATTGATGCAGGAACAGAGAAATACACAGTTTAGACAGCTTTCACACTTTTTTCTTCTCTTGTAAGAAACAAATGGTATGAACATGAacacaagaaaaataaatagttAAGAGAGGACATGATGTAGCAAGAACAAGAAGATTAGACAGCAGCAGCCTTGTGGTAGATAAACATAATCTCAACTTATTACCTATTATGTGGcagataaacagtttatatatTAAGACAAGATACAACAGCTTAATCCCTTAATTCCAGATCTGGATAGTCAAAATTCAAACCAAcagaaattataattaaacatttGCAAGGCAATCGTACTGCATAAGCCTCAACAGCTTGTCCACATAGATATAAAATGACACATAATTAATCTATATCTTAAGGCACTGGAATAACTTGCATAAATATGTCAACAGTTTACCATTTCTTCAGCCAGGGCGGCATATCCTTTACGAGACAGTCGATGCGGGTATATATTCTTCTGTCTTCTTTCCTTTTGCTCATCACTTAGATTCTACAAGAAATTTCAGAATTGATGCATATAAGTCATGTTAAACTTTAATACAAAACTTACATATCAAACCACTAATGCTACATATTTATTTACCTTGAAATCATTGGAAAtacaatatattacaaattgaTTCCATTCTCTTTCTGAAATACCACTTCCTTGTGGTGGTTCATACAACTTCACGTGATCTTTTTCATTCGGCAGAATATATTCTTTACGAAGAGCATGTTTCCAATTACGCCATTTCACACTGGCTGATTTCATGCAACCAACCTTCCATGCCTGAGGAACTTCATAAGATGACTACAaaaatagattaaaattaaaaaaattagccACACAATTTAGTTACATCTAATTATTTATATCAACACTTACTGTCACTGATTCCCAAATAACCTCTTTCACATCATCTGGCACTTGTTTCCAAGTCTTAATATTTATCTTAACATGCTCCCGAGTAAGTAGCCCAATATAGCTCTGCATTTCAGCTGCAACTTTGCCCACTGGTTGTCCATATTTATTGAACTCGACTACATGCTTGATTCCTTTGGCCCTTCTCTGAGCAACACCATTTAAACAAATTTTTCCTCTCTTTGACTTAGAAGATGCAACAGTGGAGTTCCTGCTGCTAATTGAAGCCATCCAATCTACAAATCTGAAAATAAATCAAGTGACAAGTAAGTACTCAATACAAGgtttaatataataaaagtaTACACCAACAATAATAATTGAAACCATTTGACAATTATAAACAGGCCATCATACCAACATTCAAAATATCATTGTTCACTCAAGCCAAACCAACGAATCCTAGCATTCTATCTCCCAAATTCAACCTCAACACATTAATTAAACATATACAATCACCAAAAATCACTCAAAATCACAAAAAGTATTTGCGACTCAGCACATTTATTAAAAGTAGATGAAGAATATACATAATTGGAAGTAGGAACTTAATACTTTAATGATTCATCACTTACCAACCCCTAGGTGTGTATTAACACTGGCATAGCGAGCAGTGCCAATGAGATTCTTGTTTTCCCTGAATAAGATTTTAAGAGGTACAGTCAACAACTTAGCAGAGGCAACAATTAAACTGGCACACTGAACCACCAAAATACAAAAGCAAATATACCTGTAGGGAATGTGCCTATGAGTCTGGAGATCCCTATATTTCTTAGCAAGACCAAAGTCTATTATGTAAACCTGCAAATGAAAACCAGTGTCATTGAAGAACAATCTAAATCcaaatattttattaacaaAGTCGTTGCATTGAAAACCAAATTATTGTATGATTTAAGCATATAGCAATGTGTTTTCATTTTTACTTTTGTAAAATAACTAATTTAATGTTGGACATTTACAATAGTATTAAATATAAACCACAGCTTAATATCTATTAACCCCATCCCAACTCAAAAATATGATATAAGAGTGTATACTGCCACTGAGTAGAGATGCCAAAAAAAGGTATCTAGGCAGAAAGGTGGTTCATCCATGGCTGCCATGGCAATGCCCACCAGGTATGTGGTTTCGGGAGGCATTTTTAAGTCAGTTGATTTGGCAGAGAATGCCAATCCAGTTTGGTCTGGGTAGTGATCCAAAAGGGGCTGCTCTGCAGCCACCACAGGCGGAGCAGTCAGTGGAGATATATGAATAGTGGCAGCAGAGACAAGGAGGAGCAGTAGTTACAGATTTTCCTTTGTCCTGTTCTTTTGGTACTGCAAATAGGTATTATATTGTGGCAAGAGCTGCCAACAAGGTACATCCCCCAACATCCACTCACCAAAATCCCATCATAAAATAGAATTGGTCAATCGAATTGAAAAGGACAAATAGAAAGCTGGTCAATGAAATTGATAAATTGGAACTTGTGTTACTCACACGTTCACGTAGCCAACTAATTATTTGGTGTCAATGGTGGTAATGATTTCTAATTTCAACAGAATTTTTCCTAAgcaaactttaaaataattcgATAGAGCAGTTTAGGTGTGATCTAAGAAAGCTGTGGACAATGTATAACCAAATCAACACATTAATTAAACCAACGAATCCTAGCATTGTATCTCTCAAATTCAATTAAACAACATTGACCTAAAATGAATCCAAGCCAAACCAACGAATCCTAGCATTCTATCTCCCAAATTCAACCTCAACACATTAATTAAACATATACAATCACCAAAAATcactcaaaatctcaaaaagtATTTGCGACTCAGCACATTTATTAAAAGTAGATGAAGAATATACAATCAAAATTGTTCTACTGCTCTTAATAATCATGTTCTATTTAATTCAGATTCTATGATATTACCTCCGATTGAGTTGCAGTTAATTAAAGGTGTTGCTTGAGGCAGCAAAGAAGATGAATCCTTTCGAAAAGGGCGTGCCGGCGATGCTGAAGACGACGTCGACGTCGGAGTCCACGAGGCTGCGATGGCGACTGATTTTTACTCAGATGAGGCAGCGGTGAATTGCTTCAACTGGGATGGTCGGGCGAGGGTTCCGAACGAATTGAAAATTGAATATAGCAGTGAGATGTCGCCGGAGTCCACGAGGCCTGCCGGCGACGGTGAAGACGGCGTCTGCCCGCGCTTTTTTCTGAGATGGCGCGGAACAGGGTTTCGAATGAAGTTCGCGCAGATGGGTGAATGTCGCGCCTGATATTGATATGAATActttatatttgtttaaatttgtttattatAGTAAGTATATATTTAATAGAGTACATTTTATTTCGAAATAGTGTAGTGGCGCAACTGGTTAAGTTATAGCCTTCAAAATACATGGGCAAGAGTTCGATTCCTGCCTCTTGCAAATTGGCTAtttttttgggtattttttaaagttgtttcatgcattaaaaaaaatatttttcagcTTTTAAATAAAAAAGCTGACGtctttttccaaaaaaaatgtACTTTATTTAGTTGTTATCCAAAACATtggcatttaaaaaaaaaaaatggggttatattttggctaatttgaaagttcagatgaaaattgcaacttttatcaaagttcgtgtattttttggctataatccctaaaAAATGACAATCTAAACTTTTTAATAAAGATATTgccaatttttaaattgggtATATTTTTATGGTTGTTTCaaattgcattaaaaaaaatattttcagcctttaaataaaaaaattggcgTCTTTTTCAAAAagaattgtattttatttagtttttatccaaaaaattgccatttaaaaaaaatgacaatcTAAAATTggcaattttttaataaaaattcgattttttttttctataaacTCACATATATGACACTTGTTTAAACATACTTGACGATTCATACCAAATGTCAAGAATACT
It contains:
- the LOC130996270 gene encoding uncharacterized protein LOC130996270, producing MASISSRNSTVASSKSKRGKICLNGVAQRRAKGIKHVVEFNKYGQPVGKVAAEMQSYIGLLTREHVKINIKTWKQVPDDVKEVIWESVTSSYEVPQAWKVGCMKSASVKWRNWKHALRKEYILPNEKDHVKLYEPPQGSGISEREWNQFVIYCISNDFKNLSDEQKERRQKNIYPHRLSRKGYAALAEEMKDELLGDENIDRAIMWKKARLKKDGSVENEDLKKVVEKIDERLREKEQGDSTKVDGFYVMRFMKEIVKACEDVDSISVASLFKKCEYSESEINEVREDWAGSIINEI